A genomic segment from Campylobacter concisus encodes:
- a CDS encoding DedA family protein encodes MEEFFIELLKEYGYIILFVWCIMEGEMALIMAGILAHTTHMHIALAIFVAGLGGFVGDQIYFYLGRYNKKYIAKRLHTQRRKFAVAHIMLKKYGWPIIFLQRYMYGFRVIIPLCIGLTGYDAKKYAFINLISAWCWAAITTIPAWILGEHILVLLQKAKEHWYVAIPVVAIFMGLLIYIFKRIENKILNERRDRRHAVSNS; translated from the coding sequence ATGGAAGAGTTTTTTATAGAACTGCTTAAAGAGTACGGCTACATCATACTTTTTGTCTGGTGTATCATGGAGGGCGAGATGGCCCTAATAATGGCTGGAATTCTCGCTCACACCACGCACATGCACATCGCGCTTGCTATCTTTGTGGCTGGACTTGGAGGCTTTGTGGGAGATCAAATTTACTTCTACCTTGGCCGTTACAATAAAAAATACATCGCAAAAAGACTGCACACACAACGGAGAAAATTTGCAGTGGCGCACATAATGCTAAAAAAATACGGCTGGCCGATCATCTTTTTGCAACGCTATATGTATGGCTTTCGCGTCATCATCCCGCTTTGCATAGGACTTACGGGCTATGATGCTAAAAAATACGCCTTTATAAATTTAATCAGCGCTTGGTGCTGGGCGGCGATCACCACCATACCTGCTTGGATACTTGGCGAGCATATACTTGTGCTTTTGCAAAAAGCAAAAGAGCACTGGTATGTCGCTATCCCAGTGGTTGCCATATTTATGGGGCTTTTGATATATATATTTAAGCGCATTGAAAATAAAATTTTAAACGAAAGGAGAGACAGAAGACATGCAGTTTCAAATAGTTGA
- a CDS encoding adenine phosphoribosyltransferase encodes MKILDQKGKEFLLNSIRCINDFPKPGIVFRDITTLLNNKEAFNFLIDHLVARYEGANIDYIAGIESRGFIFGAALAARLRLPFVPIRKPKKLPFITLSQKYSLEYGVDEVQIHIDAFGEKAGARVLLMDDLIATGGTAKASVELINQTNATCVEACFLIDLVGLKGSEKLKSLTKIYSVLEV; translated from the coding sequence ATGAAAATTTTAGATCAAAAAGGCAAAGAATTTTTACTAAACTCTATTCGCTGCATAAACGACTTTCCAAAGCCTGGCATAGTCTTTCGCGACATCACGACACTACTAAACAACAAAGAAGCATTTAACTTTTTGATAGATCATTTAGTGGCGAGATATGAGGGTGCAAATATCGACTACATCGCTGGTATTGAGTCTCGCGGTTTCATCTTTGGCGCGGCGCTTGCAGCAAGGCTAAGACTGCCTTTTGTGCCTATTCGCAAGCCAAAAAAACTGCCTTTTATCACGCTTTCTCAAAAATATAGCCTAGAGTATGGCGTCGATGAGGTGCAAATTCACATCGATGCTTTTGGAGAAAAAGCAGGTGCTAGAGTGCTTTTGATGGATGATCTCATAGCCACTGGAGGCACTGCAAAGGCCTCAGTTGAGCTTATCAATCAAACTAACGCAACCTGCGTAGAGGCGTGCTTTCTCATAGATCTAGTCGGTCTAAAAGGTAGCGAAAAGCTAAAGTCGCTTACTAAAATTTACAGCGTTTTAGAGGTTTAG
- the rpiB gene encoding ribose 5-phosphate isomerase B, protein MKIDKIFIACDHAGVELKAELKEVIKKLGHEVIDLGTNDKNSVDYPDYAHLLASKLEPDCYGVLICGTGIGISIAANRHENVRCALCHDEFTARLAREHNDANVIAFGARVIGAGVATAALETFLKTEFAGGRHERRVKKIEIEADK, encoded by the coding sequence ATGAAAATAGATAAAATTTTTATCGCTTGCGATCACGCTGGAGTAGAGCTAAAGGCAGAGCTAAAAGAAGTCATAAAAAAGCTTGGACATGAAGTCATTGACCTTGGCACGAATGACAAAAATAGCGTTGATTACCCTGATTATGCGCATTTGCTAGCGAGCAAGCTTGAGCCTGACTGCTACGGCGTGCTCATTTGTGGCACAGGTATCGGCATCTCAATCGCTGCAAACAGGCATGAAAACGTAAGGTGTGCCCTTTGTCACGACGAATTTACCGCTAGACTTGCGAGAGAACATAACGATGCAAATGTTATCGCTTTTGGCGCAAGAGTGATCGGTGCTGGCGTTGCCACAGCAGCACTTGAAACATTTTTAAAGACAGAGTTTGCAGGCGGTAGACACGAAAGAAGAGTCAAAAAAATAGAGATTGAGGCAGACAAATGA
- a CDS encoding DUF4139 domain-containing protein — MKKSLFLMASVLAFANENLIEIYTDQTIITQKFNDANSSFSAFVPEGVDSENITINGDCDANANLKKISEENSPSYIKWKQEVVNLNNKLEALNARGRFIEQALIVENKSNDVTKRAEEFYKFSLENIEKISAVKDELETLKENEPKSEMARFLQLDMKFACDPKEATLSYMDDEAPKTLNEIYADMKNKNILIKQEILLTNPFANDVKNLKLAIYPTRYQKALAPSKFYPWYEESEVEADGYGASKNMLRAAKVTSEVADMRVQRDENEFAKIWKIDGINLAKGESKYITYDTQKMDANFSVFADFYGSLKAYNVASFKLNDDLTPAKTQFYVNSVSVGSPSEFEMKAKDEPSQLFLGQNELIELKKERLNKFKKSSFLGKERISEEGYEISVKNNSSKSVDVTLVDRVPVSADEAVKVEIKGFDKKDISKDGKVELKFSLAPKEEFKKEYSYKITKPKI; from the coding sequence ATGAAAAAGTCACTCTTTTTAATGGCTTCGGTGCTAGCCTTTGCAAATGAAAATTTGATAGAGATCTATACAGATCAAACCATCATCACTCAAAAATTTAATGACGCAAATAGCTCTTTTAGCGCCTTTGTACCAGAGGGCGTGGATAGTGAGAACATCACTATAAATGGGGATTGTGACGCGAATGCTAATCTAAAAAAGATCAGCGAAGAAAATAGTCCAAGTTACATAAAATGGAAGCAAGAAGTTGTAAATTTAAATAATAAACTTGAGGCGCTAAATGCAAGAGGTAGGTTTATAGAGCAGGCTTTGATAGTAGAAAATAAAAGTAACGATGTGACAAAAAGAGCTGAGGAGTTTTATAAATTTAGCCTAGAAAATATCGAGAAAATTTCAGCTGTCAAAGACGAGCTTGAAACGCTTAAAGAAAATGAGCCAAAGAGTGAGATGGCTAGATTTTTGCAGCTTGATATGAAATTTGCTTGCGACCCAAAAGAGGCGACGCTTTCGTATATGGATGATGAGGCGCCAAAGACGCTAAATGAAATTTATGCAGACATGAAAAATAAAAATATCTTGATAAAACAAGAAATTTTGCTCACCAACCCTTTTGCTAATGATGTTAAAAATTTAAAGCTTGCCATCTATCCGACCAGATATCAAAAGGCGCTTGCTCCAAGCAAGTTTTACCCTTGGTACGAGGAGAGCGAGGTGGAGGCTGATGGTTACGGTGCTTCAAAAAATATGCTAAGAGCCGCAAAAGTCACTTCTGAGGTCGCTGATATGCGTGTGCAAAGAGATGAAAATGAATTTGCCAAAATTTGGAAGATAGATGGGATAAATTTAGCAAAAGGCGAGAGCAAATATATAACTTACGACACGCAAAAAATGGACGCAAATTTTAGCGTTTTTGCTGATTTTTACGGTTCACTAAAGGCATATAATGTGGCTAGCTTTAAGCTAAATGACGATCTAACGCCAGCTAAAACGCAGTTTTATGTTAATAGTGTGAGTGTTGGTAGTCCTAGCGAGTTTGAGATGAAAGCTAAAGATGAGCCATCTCAGCTCTTTTTAGGACAAAACGAGCTAATCGAGCTTAAAAAAGAGCGCTTAAATAAATTTAAAAAGAGCTCGTTTCTTGGTAAAGAGCGCATAAGCGAAGAGGGCTATGAGATAAGTGTCAAAAATAACTCAAGCAAGAGTGTTGATGTCACCTTGGTCGATCGCGTGCCAGTATCTGCTGACGAGGCGGTAAAGGTCGAGATAAAGGGCTTTGATAAAAAAGATATCAGCAAAGATGGCAAGGTGGAGCTTAAATTTAGCCTTGCACCAAAAGAGGAATTTAAAAAAGAGTACTCTTATAAGATCACAAAGCCAAAAATTTAG